The window GATCCGCCGCCGGGACCGTTCCCAAAGCTGGGATTCATATTGTTTCCGCTCGTGGGGAGATCAATAACGTGCGTCGTGACGACCGAATCGATCAAGGGCCTTATCGAACTGGCGTCCCTCATCCGTCCTAGCGCGAAGCCCGCACGATTGACCATCTGATTGTCGGCATTTTTCGATTTCATGCGCTTGATGAAAAACGCCACGGCCCCGGTATTCGTCTGCTTCTCCAGATAATCGAGGCAGGTCTGACGCAGGTCGTCGTCAGAATCGTCCAAGGCAAAAATTGTCAGGGCCCGCCAGGCTTCGGGCGTGCCAATCCGCGCGAGCGCGTCGATATAGATCCTCCGCACCGCCACGTCCTGCTCTTTTTGCATGAGCTTTCCCAGTGGTTCGACGGCTTCAGGCGCGGCGATCTTTTGCAACTGGAGCATGGCCTCCTCGGTCCGGTTCGTTCCCAGCCATTCGCGCCAGCGCTTGATGTCCTTGGTCCAAGTCTTGACCGCCTTGTCGAAGGCCCTCTTGCGTTCGATCTCTTCGACCTGTTGCGGCATGCGGTACTTGCCGGACTTGTCCTTGATGTAACCCTTATCCTGGAACCTTTCTTCGCGCGTCTTCCACTCGCCGTCGATTTTGGCGTAGCCCAGTGCCTGCCGAGCTTTGGCATTTTCGGGATCGAGCTCGATGACGCGTTCGAGATGGCGTGTCGCTTGCTCGGTGAGTTGTTGGTTGCGGCAAAACGTCGCCAGATCCAATTGCCCCTCGACGGTGTCGGGATACTGGGGCCGCAGCTTGATATAGTGCAGCTCAGAGGGCTTGGTGCGGTGTACTTCCTTAACCTGGTCGCGCCGCAGCGTAACCTCGCCGGTGCTGGTTTTGATCACGTAGCGCGTGCGCGGAGTCTCGGTGGTGTTCTGTGTGGCGCCCTCAACCTGGCCGCCATTGGTAAGGAGGAACGTGTCGGCGCGCAGCCAAGCCGATCCTGCAAATGCCAGGACGAAGAAGAGTTGTCCACCGATCAGCCGTTTCATGGGGACCTCAGGCTCGTCCGAGTTCCGGTGACGGCCCGGGCGAGGTAAAATCGCCCGGCAACGCCTACTTCCAAGTATAGGAACGAGTTGCGGCGTATCGCAACGTTTTCAGGCCAGATCGCCGCGAATTTAGGGCCTTCCGTCTTCCCTCAGTCGGGTTATTTGATGGCTGACAGCGTGGTCGAACATCGAGCCCAGTCCCCGCAGCGGGTGCGCTGCGCCGTGATTACCGTCAGCGACACCCGTACTCCGGAAACCGACACGGGTGGACAGCTGGTTCTTGAGAAACTCGTTCAGGCGGGGCACGAGGTGATTGTTCGCGAGATTATCCCCGATGATCCGCTGCGCATGCAGGCGCTAGTTTCTGACCTGTGCAAGCGCGACGACGTCGATGCCATCCTGCTTACCGGGGGGACCGGAATCAGCAGCCGCGATCAAACGTTCGAAACAATTTCCGGCCTTCTGACCAAGCCGCTGCCGGGATATGGCGAGCTGTTTCGCATGTTGAGTTATCAGGAGATCGGGGCTGCCGGAATGCTAAGCCGCGCCGTGGGCGGGTTAGCGTGGCGGACGATCGTGCTCACCATGCCCGGCTCGCCGGCAGGCGTGCGCCTGGCGATGGATAAGCTCATCGTGCCTGAGTTGGGACACCTGGTACGCGAAGCGCGGCGGTAGCGATCTGAAGTGCGGCGCTTAGTCCAATTCTTCGAGCCACAGGCGCATCTCGTTTTCGTACTCGCTGGCCAAGTCCCCCTTGACCAGTTGTCGATGGAAGTTGGCCGCTCCTTCTTTCACCAGGTCCGCAGCTTCGGCACTTGGAAAACGCAGCGAGGGATCCGGTGCGACCAGGCTGCGGATCAGCGTCATCAAGAGTTCGTTGCACACGACTTCGCGCGGCAGCCGTTCGTGCAGCCGTTGCATCAACATCCGCTTCGCCTCGAGCAACTCGGCATAAGTGGTTTGGCCGACGAACGGCGGAGCCCCCGACAGCATTTCGATCAACACATACCCAAGACTGCACAAATCCGATCGCGGCGAGGATTCGCCCCCTTCCAAGACTTCCGGCGCCGCGTAAGTGGGGGTGCAACTACGGCGCGAGGGGGGCTTCTCCATGTCAAAGGCCGAGCCGATGTCGATGATTTTGGCGTTGCCCGTGCGCTTGAGCATGATGTTCGACGGCTTGATGTCGCCGTGAACGATCCCCTCGCGATGCAAGGCAGCCAAAGCGGCCAGGCACTCGCGCAACACCGCGATCGCGATGCCAGGTTTCAAGCGCGGTTGTAGCGGGCCCGAAGTGACGATGACGTTGTTTAGATAGTCCCAGCGGCGATTGCTGACCCGTTGCCGCGTTCGCTCGAGCATTTCGTGCGATAGCAAACGGTCCAGGTCATAACCGTCGACCCATTCCATCTCCATCAGCCGAATGCGATTCCGTTCGACAAAATTGTGTACGTCCAGCAGATTGTCTTGCTGGATTTGTGCGACCCGCGCCGCCACGGCGGCGATGCGGCCCATCGCCTCGTCGTATCCTCGATCGTCTTCGTAGTGCAACGGAGAAAAGATTTTCAGGGCCACCGGCAGGGTGAAATGGTCTGTGCCGCGCCGCTCCGACAGGTACACCACTCCTTGGCCGCCGGCGCCGAGCAGCCGCAACAGGCGATGATGCTCGGTCCAACTCATCCGCTGCTCTTCGACCAATTGCCGGTACTTTTCCAACAAGACGTCGGGACAACGCTTGGGCTTCTGACCGTCAATGCTCAGCGTGGCTTGCGGTTGTAAGAAAGTAGTCGAGGACATCGCGTGCTTCGCCTGGGTGTGCGTGTTTTGATTGCCGGCGGGTAGGCGCCATCTTAGGGAGACGTCCCCCGCCAGGTCCAGCCAAATTGAGGAAGAATTGACCGCCGTCTTCTTCGCCATCCCCAATTCATCAGGCGGCACGGCAGAATTTATTTGGCGACTTGCGCTCTAGGAGTGCGGTACGGGATAGCCCAATCGCTTGTCGACGAGATTTGCCAGAGGTTCGCCGGCCTGCCAGCGTCTCAGATTTGCGGAAAAGAAATCGGTCATGTCGTCGATCCGCCGCGCGCTCTGGCCGCCGACATGGGGCGTGATGACGACGTTCGGCAACGACCACAGGGGGCTATCGACTGCTAGCGGCTCTTCCGCCGTGACGTCGAGTCCCGCGCCGGCCAGATGTCCGGATTCGATCGCAGCCACTAAATCTGCTTCGACAACGAGCGGGCCTCGCGCCACGTTGATCAACAAGGCGCCGGGCCGCAGCCGCGCCAGTGCGCGACGATCGATCATGTGGCGCGTAATATCCGTCAGCGGCGCTGCCAAAAACAACACATCGACTTCGGCCAACAGATCGTCCAGTCGCTCGGCGGGCCATAGTGCTTCGACGAAGTCGGGTTTATCGACGGGAAAAGTGTCCGTCGCCAGAATGCGCGTTTTGAAAACTCGCAAGACTTCGGCCAATCGCCGCCCATTGCCGCCAAAACCGACGATGCCCACCGTGCAATGCGTCAGATCGCGTGTCGGCCTGCGGATGAATTCGTGCTGCTCTTGGGCACGAAAAAACGTGGGCAGGCTACGCGTAAGCGCCGTGGTCAGCGAGATCGCGTGCTCGGCAACCTGGTCGGCCAATACGCCCGAGGCGCTCGTCACTACGATGTCGGATGCCACGACCGACGGGACCAGACAGTGATCCAGGCCGGCGGCCGAGGATTGAATCCAGCGCAATCGACCCCCCCGAACCACTTCGTTCCACGGCACTGGCACCTTGGCATGGCCGCAAAAGATATCGGCCGTGAGCAATTCCTGAGCGACGCGTTGCTGTCCTGCGTCCACGACTTCGGCCTGCGGCGCCGCGGCCATGATCTGCGCCACGTGGCGGGGCTCAACGGGATAACAGAGTACAATGCGTGTCACGGATGAAGGCTCGACATGTCATCAGCAATTGGGCGTCCCGCGCGAAATGCATCGTGATTGTGATCGATCCTGATTTGCGAGCAAGGGCCGGCCCGACATCGTTTATCAGGATCCCGCTGGATTTGCGCGACGGTTTTGCCAGTGGACCGAAACGTAGAAAAGCATGCGTCCCAAAAAACAATGCGAACCACTGACCGGAACAGCCTGTCCCTCTCGCGAGTATTTCTGCGCGACCATCGATCTGGGTTCAATTCTTGCGGCGTCGCGCGGCGGGCGAACCTCGATTGAGCGGTGGCATGGATGAAACCGGTCGGCCAGGGCCGACTTCGTCAGGAACAGGCGGTGGCGGATGCTAGCACGAATTTCACGTTTCTGGCGCGGGCCCAGCGGCATGCGCGAGGTTTTGGTGCTCGCATTGCCGCTGATGGTTTCCACGCTCTCCTGGACGGTGATGCAGTTCACCGATCGGATTTTCTTGCTTTGGTACTCGCCCGACGCGGTTGCCGCCGCTTTGCCGGCCGGGGCCTTGTCGTTCGCCATGATGTGCTTTCCGCTGGGCCTGGCCTCCTACGTCAACGCCTTTGTGTCGCAATATTACGGGGCACAGCGGCACGAGCGGATCGGGCTGGTGGTCTGGCAGGGAATCGGGATCGGCCTGGCGACGATTCCCTTGACTGCCGCCACGATTCCTCTGATGTCGAAGATGTTTAACGCCGTGGGGCACCCGGCGCAGATCGCTGTCTACGAGGCAGATTTCTATCGCTGTATCACCTGGGGATCTGGGGCGATGGTCGCTGCCGAGGCCTTGTCGACATTTTTTACCGGGCGCGGGGGCGTGCGCACCGTGATGGTCGTCGATAGCTCCGCGGCGCTACTGAATGTTGTCCTGGACTATCTGTGGATCTTCGGCAAATTTGGCTTTCCGGCGTGGGGTGTCAGCGGCGCGGCCTCGGCCACGGCTGTTGCCATGTGGTTCAAGTGCGCGGTGTACCTGATGCTGTTTCTGCGCAAAAGATACCGGCGCGAGTTCGGTACGATCGTAGGCTGCCGTTTCGATCCGGCATTATTTCGTCGATTGCTTCGCTTTGGTTCTCCCAGCGGCGTGCAACTGGTGTGCGAAGTGGGGGCCTTCACGCTGTTCCTGCTGGTAATCGGACGGATTGGCGCGCACGAATTGGCGGCGACGAGCCTGGCCTTCAACGTCAACATGCTGGCGTTCATGCCGGTTTATGGAATCGGTATCGCCACGACAACGCTGGTGGGTCAGCGCCTTGGACAGAATCGGCCACGGCTGGCCGCACGCGGCACCTGGACGGCGTT of the Pirellulales bacterium genome contains:
- a CDS encoding HEAT repeat domain-containing protein; this translates as MKRLIGGQLFFVLAFAGSAWLRADTFLLTNGGQVEGATQNTTETPRTRYVIKTSTGEVTLRRDQVKEVHRTKPSELHYIKLRPQYPDTVEGQLDLATFCRNQQLTEQATRHLERVIELDPENAKARQALGYAKIDGEWKTREERFQDKGYIKDKSGKYRMPQQVEEIERKRAFDKAVKTWTKDIKRWREWLGTNRTEEAMLQLQKIAAPEAVEPLGKLMQKEQDVAVRRIYIDALARIGTPEAWRALTIFALDDSDDDLRQTCLDYLEKQTNTGAVAFFIKRMKSKNADNQMVNRAGFALGRMRDASSIRPLIDSVVTTHVIDLPTSGNNMNPSFGNGPGGGSFSFGGGGPKQVERQFQNLAVHDALSSLTGQDFGYDQQSWLRWLATQRRTPTVDARRD
- a CDS encoding D-2-hydroxyacid dehydrogenase, whose amino-acid sequence is MTRIVLCYPVEPRHVAQIMAAAPQAEVVDAGQQRVAQELLTADIFCGHAKVPVPWNEVVRGGRLRWIQSSAAGLDHCLVPSVVASDIVVTSASGVLADQVAEHAISLTTALTRSLPTFFRAQEQHEFIRRPTRDLTHCTVGIVGFGGNGRRLAEVLRVFKTRILATDTFPVDKPDFVEALWPAERLDDLLAEVDVLFLAAPLTDITRHMIDRRALARLRPGALLINVARGPLVVEADLVAAIESGHLAGAGLDVTAEEPLAVDSPLWSLPNVVITPHVGGQSARRIDDMTDFFSANLRRWQAGEPLANLVDKRLGYPVPHS
- a CDS encoding MATE family efflux transporter, with product MLARISRFWRGPSGMREVLVLALPLMVSTLSWTVMQFTDRIFLLWYSPDAVAAALPAGALSFAMMCFPLGLASYVNAFVSQYYGAQRHERIGLVVWQGIGIGLATIPLTAATIPLMSKMFNAVGHPAQIAVYEADFYRCITWGSGAMVAAEALSTFFTGRGGVRTVMVVDSSAALLNVVLDYLWIFGKFGFPAWGVSGAASATAVAMWFKCAVYLMLFLRKRYRREFGTIVGCRFDPALFRRLLRFGSPSGVQLVCEVGAFTLFLLVIGRIGAHELAATSLAFNVNMLAFMPVYGIGIATTTLVGQRLGQNRPRLAARGTWTAFSLAASYMAVVSAIYALVPELLLVAHGAKVDPEEFARLRGLTVILLRFVAFYCLFDAMVIIFSSALKGAGDTRFVLLTTLCMSPLPVLATFFGVEFMGLGLYWCWTAITTWLCVLGLIYMHRFRQGHWRTMRVIERTSPVDIDDAQADAIEPAAVGG
- a CDS encoding serine/threonine-protein kinase; translation: MSSTTFLQPQATLSIDGQKPKRCPDVLLEKYRQLVEEQRMSWTEHHRLLRLLGAGGQGVVYLSERRGTDHFTLPVALKIFSPLHYEDDRGYDEAMGRIAAVAARVAQIQQDNLLDVHNFVERNRIRLMEMEWVDGYDLDRLLSHEMLERTRQRVSNRRWDYLNNVIVTSGPLQPRLKPGIAIAVLRECLAALAALHREGIVHGDIKPSNIMLKRTGNAKIIDIGSAFDMEKPPSRRSCTPTYAAPEVLEGGESSPRSDLCSLGYVLIEMLSGAPPFVGQTTYAELLEAKRMLMQRLHERLPREVVCNELLMTLIRSLVAPDPSLRFPSAEAADLVKEGAANFHRQLVKGDLASEYENEMRLWLEELD
- a CDS encoding MogA/MoaB family molybdenum cofactor biosynthesis protein; the encoded protein is MADSVVEHRAQSPQRVRCAVITVSDTRTPETDTGGQLVLEKLVQAGHEVIVREIIPDDPLRMQALVSDLCKRDDVDAILLTGGTGISSRDQTFETISGLLTKPLPGYGELFRMLSYQEIGAAGMLSRAVGGLAWRTIVLTMPGSPAGVRLAMDKLIVPELGHLVREARR